From a region of the Thermosipho melanesiensis BI429 genome:
- the rplL gene encoding 50S ribosomal protein L7/L12: MEKLEQIVNEIEQLTVAELAELVKMLEDKFGVSASAPVMAMPVAGAAAGGGAAAEEKTEFDVVLKSFGAKKINVIKVVREITGLGLKEAKDLVEKAGTPDAVIKQGVNKDEAEEIKKKLEEAGAEVELK; this comes from the coding sequence ATGGAAAAATTAGAACAAATTGTAAATGAAATTGAACAATTAACAGTAGCAGAACTTGCAGAACTCGTAAAGATGTTGGAAGACAAATTCGGAGTAAGTGCATCTGCGCCAGTTATGGCAATGCCAGTTGCAGGAGCTGCAGCAGGTGGAGGAGCAGCTGCTGAAGAAAAAACGGAATTTGATGTTGTTCTCAAGAGTTTTGGTGCAAAAAAGATAAATGTCATTAAAGTAGTAAGAGAAATTACAGGTCTTGGTCTTAAAGAAGCAAAAGATTTAGTTGAAAAAGCAGGAACACCTGATGCTGTAATTAAACAAGGAGTAAACAAAGACGAAGCAGAAGAAATTAAGAAGAAACTTGAAGAAGCAGGAGCAGAAGTAGAACTTAAATAA
- the rplJ gene encoding 50S ribosomal protein L10: protein MLTRKQKELLVEELSAIFEKSSLILFSDYKGLNVEQITKLRRKLREKLANGARYRVIKNSVAYLALKKAGYSVDEIEEVFSGPLAILYVEEGDPIEAIKIIYDFSKETKGLPSFKGLYLDGRFFDAEEVENLSKLPSKEQLLAMVVSGVQGPIRGFVNVLSGTLKSLLYALNAIKDKKSE, encoded by the coding sequence TTGCTGACAAGAAAACAAAAAGAGCTACTTGTTGAGGAATTAAGTGCTATTTTTGAAAAATCATCATTGATTCTTTTTTCGGATTACAAAGGCCTTAACGTAGAACAAATTACAAAATTAAGAAGAAAACTAAGAGAAAAGTTAGCCAATGGAGCAAGGTATAGAGTTATAAAAAACAGTGTTGCATATCTTGCTTTGAAAAAAGCGGGATATTCTGTTGATGAAATTGAAGAAGTTTTTTCTGGCCCTCTTGCAATTTTATATGTTGAAGAAGGAGATCCGATTGAAGCAATTAAAATTATTTATGATTTCTCGAAGGAAACAAAGGGATTGCCTTCTTTTAAAGGTCTGTACTTAGATGGTAGATTCTTTGATGCAGAGGAAGTTGAAAATCTATCCAAACTACCATCCAAAGAGCAGCTTCTTGCTATGGTTGTTAGTGGAGTGCAAGGACCTATTAGAGGATTTGTTAATGTACTATCCGGTACTCTTAAGAGTCTTCTTTATGCTCTTAATGCAATTAAAGATAAAAAATCAGAATAA
- a CDS encoding WbqC family protein: MAIRIMKVAILQPNYLPWKGVFDMINKVDFFVFLDDVQYTKHDWRNRNKIKTPNGLRWITVPVKSNSIKQKINEVEVSQRVNWQKKHYNSFIANYSKAKYFKDFEFLLEDFYITNKWKKLSDLDIYTTIKISEILRINTNFLKSSEFKIKEKDKNRRLIEIIKLLKGKIYITGPSAKNYLNIELFEKNGIEVRFMEYKYPEYQQLYEGFIHEVTVLDVLFNCGDRSPFYIFT, from the coding sequence ATGGCGATAAGAATTATGAAAGTAGCTATACTTCAACCAAATTACTTGCCTTGGAAGGGCGTTTTTGACATGATTAATAAAGTAGATTTTTTTGTTTTTTTGGATGATGTACAATATACAAAACATGATTGGAGAAATAGAAATAAGATAAAAACTCCAAATGGTTTAAGATGGATTACGGTACCCGTAAAATCAAATAGTATAAAACAAAAAATAAATGAAGTAGAAGTCTCTCAAAGAGTTAATTGGCAAAAAAAACATTATAATTCATTTATAGCAAATTATTCAAAAGCAAAATATTTTAAAGATTTTGAGTTTTTGTTGGAAGATTTTTATATAACAAATAAATGGAAAAAACTGTCTGATCTTGATATTTATACAACAATAAAAATTTCAGAAATTCTTAGAATAAATACGAATTTTTTGAAAAGTTCAGAGTTTAAGATTAAAGAAAAAGATAAAAACCGTAGATTAATAGAAATAATAAAGTTATTAAAAGGAAAAATTTATATAACAGGCCCATCGGCTAAAAATTATTTGAATATTGAACTTTTTGAAAAAAATGGTATAGAAGTACGTTTCATGGAATATAAATATCCTGAGTATCAACAGTTATATGAAGGTTTTATACACGAGGTTACTGTTTTAGATGTATTATTTAATTGTGGGGATAGATCACCATTTTATATATTTACATAG
- a CDS encoding radical SAM/SPASM domain-containing protein, which translates to MKKRFDVYYDEEKLKKILLQRIQDENKNLFPSVVLIDSISYCNLKCAMCPHKDMTRKPGIMSWKLYKKIVDEIAIEKPEARVWITFFGEGLMLNDLDKRIKYAKEKGLKDVVLNSNGNLLNKKWAERLIKAGLDVLYIGIDAFEEDTYKKIRVKGNLTKVIEGVLIYKKLLDEIGEKTQKLVVQFVEMPENENELEKFVDFWKKQGVYVKIRPKVSWAGKVKAENLKDFKFRLPCNWAMNSINISDQGKICMCAVDLNCEVIFGDVNKQSIKEIWNTTLKEFRLNHLEGKWDKLPKLCRNCKDWQSSYASYIEPGGENT; encoded by the coding sequence ATGAAAAAAAGGTTTGATGTTTACTATGATGAGGAAAAATTAAAAAAAATATTACTCCAAAGAATACAGGATGAGAACAAAAATCTTTTTCCGTCGGTAGTGTTAATTGATAGTATTTCATATTGCAACTTAAAATGTGCAATGTGCCCACATAAAGATATGACACGTAAGCCAGGGATAATGTCGTGGAAGCTGTACAAAAAGATAGTTGATGAGATAGCAATTGAAAAACCCGAAGCACGTGTGTGGATTACCTTTTTCGGTGAAGGGTTAATGTTAAATGATCTGGACAAAAGAATAAAATATGCAAAAGAAAAGGGGTTAAAAGATGTTGTATTAAATTCGAACGGGAACTTGTTGAACAAAAAATGGGCTGAGCGTTTGATAAAAGCGGGATTGGATGTTTTATATATTGGCATTGACGCTTTTGAAGAAGATACATACAAAAAGATAAGGGTGAAAGGTAATTTAACTAAAGTAATAGAAGGTGTTTTAATATACAAAAAACTTCTGGATGAAATTGGAGAAAAAACTCAAAAACTAGTTGTTCAATTTGTTGAGATGCCTGAAAATGAAAATGAACTGGAAAAATTTGTTGATTTTTGGAAAAAACAAGGGGTGTATGTAAAGATAAGGCCAAAAGTAAGTTGGGCAGGAAAAGTTAAGGCAGAAAATTTAAAAGATTTTAAATTTAGATTACCATGCAATTGGGCGATGAATTCTATAAATATATCTGATCAGGGAAAGATATGCATGTGTGCGGTAGATTTAAACTGTGAAGTAATATTCGGTGATGTAAACAAACAGAGTATTAAAGAAATTTGGAATACAACTTTGAAAGAATTCCGATTAAATCATTTGGAAGGCAAATGGGATAAACTACCAAAACTTTGTAGAAACTGTAAAGATTGGCAATCAAGTTATGCTTCTTATATTGAACCAGGAGGTGAAAATACATGA
- a CDS encoding radical SAM/SPASM domain-containing protein, protein MKKYYKIYTDFLVHVPKEYKMKEEAKEFPLMIVLSVSYVCNAKCPACPYTISTIREKYKNAQFVSEKLFKKIADECGKYGAFIRLTGGGEPMLHPNIVELIEYAKSVGAKIGLITNGSMFNEENTKRLLKANVDMVEFSVDAAKKEDYEKIRIGLNWEKLVENIERMVSLRNEMNSTTKIIVSAIVQQGINPDEILDFWKKRVDHVQLRKYLTWGMGDPSKSADPTPYLPSTAPCPWPFERMNVDTFGNVALCGYDIAFKTNFGNVMEKSIKEIWHSEAFEKVRQLHLSGRMDMIPLCRTCTDRKYRTWNYNYYKLVEIAEKNRKNNLKSEG, encoded by the coding sequence ATGAAAAAGTACTATAAAATATATACAGATTTTTTAGTCCACGTACCAAAAGAATATAAAATGAAAGAAGAAGCAAAGGAATTTCCATTGATGATAGTCTTAAGTGTTTCTTATGTTTGTAATGCAAAATGTCCAGCCTGTCCTTATACAATTTCAACAATCAGAGAAAAGTATAAAAACGCACAATTTGTTAGTGAAAAATTGTTTAAAAAAATAGCAGATGAATGTGGAAAATATGGAGCTTTTATAAGGTTAACAGGTGGCGGTGAACCAATGTTACATCCCAACATAGTCGAATTGATCGAGTATGCAAAGAGCGTCGGTGCAAAAATAGGATTAATTACAAATGGCTCTATGTTTAACGAAGAAAACACGAAAAGGTTGTTAAAAGCAAATGTAGATATGGTAGAATTTAGCGTAGACGCCGCTAAAAAAGAAGATTATGAAAAAATTAGAATCGGTTTGAATTGGGAAAAATTAGTAGAAAATATCGAAAGAATGGTTTCATTAAGAAATGAAATGAACAGCACAACTAAAATCATTGTTAGTGCAATTGTTCAGCAGGGAATCAATCCAGATGAAATCTTGGATTTTTGGAAGAAGAGGGTTGATCACGTTCAATTGAGAAAATATTTGACTTGGGGAATGGGAGATCCTTCAAAATCAGCCGATCCGACCCCTTATTTACCTTCCACAGCCCCTTGTCCTTGGCCTTTTGAGAGAATGAATGTGGATACTTTTGGAAATGTTGCGCTCTGTGGATATGATATAGCTTTTAAAACAAATTTTGGAAATGTTATGGAAAAAAGCATAAAGGAAATATGGCATAGTGAAGCATTTGAAAAAGTTAGGCAATTACATCTATCAGGTAGAATGGATATGATACCATTATGTAGAACGTGCACTGATAGAAAATATAGAACTTGGAATTATAATTATTATAAGTTGGTAGAAATCGCAGAAAAGAATAGAAAAAATAATTTAAAAAGTGAGGGATAA
- the asnB gene encoding asparagine synthase (glutamine-hydrolyzing) has protein sequence MRDKMCGIVGFSGKGNPNILKSMNDAIYHRGPDEEGFYQDEFMNLGSRRLSIIDIEKGKQPIHNESKDVWVVWNGEIYNFLTLRNELIEKGHSFYTDHSDSEVIVHLYEEYNLNFVNKINGMFAIAIWDKKNKKLVLVRDRMGQKPLFYTIINGNIIFASEIKAILKHPMVKKEPNFEALNHYFTFKNIPAPFTAFENIYSIFPGEMLIFDVNIKKLEHLKYWNIDFSKQNNDKFEEAIYKIRKLLEDSVKNRMVSDVPIGAYLSGGLDSSSVVAFMIRNSNKRVKTFSLGYTTFLEHKAHDIISARKVAKIFGTEHYEYFMSPDELIEDISKVLRSFDSPFSGAISTFFLTKLISKHVKVALSGDGADELFGSYLAPRLAQPLSYLENIYEKLKKGYKLSDKDLNNLRPFENNIEFLEKLYLYSKGSLEKWKYKILLFKDEEKRLLLNPKIFKFNKFNSYELLSKDVSNLKALDPLNKVLELEWKTLLPDQVLAFVDFLSMAHSVEVRSPFLDYRLVEYVASLPGSWKIKKGIIKYILKEALKGILPKEIINRKKEGFVLPVFWWIKRELKPFVMCHLNKSSLKKSVFNFEYINKLLSEYYNNKNNDFQLAAKIWNVVSFKIWWDLYFG, from the coding sequence GTGAGGGATAAAATGTGTGGTATAGTTGGATTTAGTGGGAAAGGAAATCCAAATATTTTGAAAAGTATGAACGACGCGATTTATCATAGAGGTCCTGATGAAGAAGGGTTTTATCAAGATGAATTTATGAATCTTGGCTCTAGAAGATTGAGTATAATAGACATTGAAAAAGGAAAACAACCAATACATAATGAATCAAAAGATGTTTGGGTAGTTTGGAATGGTGAAATTTATAATTTTTTGACATTAAGAAATGAACTAATTGAAAAAGGACATAGTTTTTATACAGATCATTCAGACTCAGAAGTAATAGTACATTTATACGAAGAATATAACCTTAATTTTGTAAATAAGATTAATGGAATGTTCGCAATTGCAATTTGGGATAAAAAAAATAAAAAATTAGTATTAGTAAGAGACCGAATGGGACAAAAGCCATTATTTTATACAATAATTAATGGAAATATAATTTTTGCGTCTGAAATAAAAGCAATTTTAAAACATCCTATGGTAAAAAAGGAACCAAATTTTGAAGCTCTTAACCATTATTTTACATTTAAAAATATTCCTGCACCTTTTACTGCATTTGAAAACATCTATTCCATTTTTCCAGGCGAAATGTTAATATTCGATGTAAACATTAAAAAACTGGAACACCTTAAATATTGGAATATAGATTTTTCAAAACAAAACAACGATAAATTTGAGGAAGCAATTTATAAAATAAGAAAATTATTGGAGGATTCAGTAAAAAATAGAATGGTAAGTGATGTCCCAATAGGAGCTTATTTAAGTGGTGGATTGGATTCTAGTTCTGTTGTAGCTTTCATGATAAGGAATTCTAACAAAAGAGTAAAAACATTTTCTTTGGGATATACAACTTTTTTGGAGCATAAAGCTCATGACATTATTTCTGCAAGAAAAGTTGCTAAAATTTTTGGCACAGAACATTATGAATATTTTATGTCTCCTGATGAATTAATAGAAGATATTTCAAAAGTTTTGAGGAGTTTTGACTCCCCATTTTCTGGAGCAATTTCTACATTTTTCCTGACAAAATTGATTTCTAAACATGTTAAAGTTGCTTTATCTGGGGATGGAGCAGATGAATTATTTGGAAGTTATTTAGCACCAAGACTAGCACAACCGTTAAGCTACCTTGAAAATATTTATGAAAAACTGAAAAAAGGCTACAAATTATCCGATAAAGATTTAAATAATTTAAGACCATTTGAAAATAATATTGAATTTCTGGAAAAACTTTATCTTTATTCAAAAGGAAGTCTTGAAAAGTGGAAATATAAAATTTTATTGTTTAAAGACGAGGAAAAGAGGTTGTTGTTGAATCCTAAAATTTTTAAATTTAATAAATTTAATTCTTACGAACTATTAAGTAAGGATGTTTCCAATCTAAAAGCTTTAGACCCATTAAATAAAGTATTAGAATTAGAATGGAAAACTTTGCTTCCTGACCAAGTTTTAGCTTTTGTTGACTTTCTATCTATGGCTCATTCCGTTGAAGTGAGATCACCTTTTCTTGATTATAGATTAGTTGAATATGTTGCTTCTTTGCCAGGAAGTTGGAAAATAAAAAAAGGGATTATTAAGTATATTTTAAAAGAAGCACTTAAAGGAATATTACCAAAAGAAATAATAAACAGAAAAAAAGAAGGGTTTGTTTTGCCAGTTTTTTGGTGGATAAAAAGAGAGTTAAAGCCCTTTGTAATGTGTCATTTAAATAAATCTTCGTTAAAGAAAAGTGTTTTTAATTTCGAATATATAAATAAGCTGTTGTCAGAATATTATAACAATAAAAACAATGATTTTCAATTAGCGGCTAAAATCTGGAACGTTGTATCTTTTAAAATTTGGTGGGATTTATATTTTGGATAG
- the rffA gene encoding dTDP-4-amino-4,6-dideoxygalactose transaminase, giving the protein MVFFNKIFYNDKELRYIKEAIESSKISGDGLFSKKVQNLLEKKFKAKKILLVTSASAALDMAAILINLELDDEVIMPSFTFVSTANSVLLRGAKPVFVDIESENLNIDVDSIEEKINSKTKAIIPVHYAGHSCDMDKLVQIAKKHNLRVIEDAAQSVNAKYKDKFLGTIGDIGCYSFHETKNYTCGEGGALVLNNEFFFERAEIVREKGTNRSKFFRGEIDKYTWIDVGSSFVLSDILAAFLLAQLERMDEVLNRRKEIYNTYYEGLKNLEKRGVLKLPKIPHYSSSNYHIFYILLNTEKQRDKLMNFLKKREIQALFHYIPLHESPMGKKLGYKKGDLPVTEKISRTILRLPLHLRLSKDEIYYIIDSIYEFFTSTRR; this is encoded by the coding sequence TTGGTTTTTTTTAACAAAATCTTTTACAATGATAAGGAATTGAGGTATATAAAAGAAGCAATTGAAAGCTCAAAAATAAGTGGGGATGGGCTCTTTTCAAAAAAGGTGCAAAATTTGCTAGAAAAAAAGTTTAAAGCAAAGAAAATTTTGCTTGTTACTTCAGCAAGTGCTGCTTTGGATATGGCAGCAATATTAATTAATTTAGAGTTAGATGATGAAGTAATAATGCCTTCTTTTACCTTCGTTTCAACAGCAAACTCTGTTTTGTTAAGGGGAGCTAAACCTGTGTTTGTTGATATAGAATCAGAAAATTTAAATATTGATGTTGATAGTATAGAAGAAAAAATAAATTCTAAAACAAAAGCCATAATTCCTGTACATTATGCAGGACATTCTTGTGATATGGATAAGTTAGTTCAAATTGCCAAAAAACATAATTTGAGAGTAATAGAAGATGCCGCTCAAAGTGTAAATGCTAAATACAAAGATAAATTTTTAGGGACCATTGGAGATATAGGATGTTATAGTTTCCATGAAACAAAAAACTACACTTGTGGTGAAGGAGGAGCTTTAGTTCTAAATAATGAGTTTTTTTTCGAAAGAGCAGAAATTGTTAGAGAGAAGGGTACCAATAGAAGTAAATTTTTTAGAGGGGAAATCGATAAATACACTTGGATTGATGTAGGTTCAAGTTTTGTTCTTTCAGATATATTAGCTGCCTTTTTGTTAGCCCAACTTGAAAGAATGGATGAAGTTTTAAATAGAAGAAAAGAAATATATAATACGTATTATGAAGGCTTAAAGAATCTCGAAAAAAGAGGAGTTTTAAAATTGCCAAAGATACCACATTACTCTTCTTCAAATTACCACATTTTTTATATATTACTAAATACCGAAAAACAAAGAGATAAATTAATGAATTTTTTAAAAAAACGTGAAATTCAAGCTCTTTTTCATTATATACCTCTGCATGAATCACCGATGGGAAAAAAGTTGGGATATAAGAAGGGTGATTTACCCGTTACCGAAAAAATAAGTAGAACAATATTAAGACTACCTTTGCATTTAAGGCTTTCAAAAGATGAAATTTATTATATTATCGATTCAATTTACGAGTTTTTTACTAGTACTAGGAGGTAA
- a CDS encoding formyltransferase family protein: MKLCFLVSGNGGNLKFFHLALKEKKINNINLFAIGYKNCKALEYCKEQNLKFKLINYARTYNKELVEALENFDCDYIVTTWHKVIDATTVNLFKGKLINLHYSLLPAFKGTIGTQAINEGFYKLNTQYFGATVHFVDEFVDNGKIISQAIVKRKNNINKIINLVFRRGCMILLNSLIILSQKNNIIKSDYNEKLWYSPSLLFNDEIFDETFWKKLSLL, encoded by the coding sequence ATGAAACTTTGCTTTCTTGTTAGTGGGAATGGAGGAAATTTGAAATTTTTTCATTTAGCTTTAAAAGAAAAAAAAATAAATAATATCAATTTATTTGCTATAGGCTATAAAAATTGTAAAGCTCTAGAATATTGTAAAGAACAAAATTTGAAATTTAAATTAATTAACTATGCCAGAACTTATAACAAGGAGTTAGTTGAAGCACTAGAAAACTTTGATTGTGACTATATTGTTACAACTTGGCATAAGGTTATTGATGCTACAACTGTAAATTTATTTAAGGGTAAGTTGATAAATTTGCACTATTCCCTCCTACCTGCATTTAAAGGAACAATTGGTACACAAGCAATAAATGAAGGTTTTTATAAATTAAATACACAATATTTTGGAGCAACTGTTCATTTCGTCGACGAATTTGTAGACAACGGAAAGATAATCTCTCAAGCCATTGTTAAAAGAAAAAATAATATAAATAAAATAATAAATCTTGTGTTTAGAAGAGGATGCATGATTTTGTTAAATAGTCTTATAATCCTGAGCCAAAAAAACAATATTATTAAAAGTGATTATAATGAAAAACTTTGGTATTCGCCATCTTTGTTATTTAATGACGAAATATTTGATGAAACATTCTGGAAAAAACTCTCTTTGTTATAG
- the rfbA gene encoding glucose-1-phosphate thymidylyltransferase RfbA: MKGIVLAGGSGLRLYPITRGISKHLIPIYDKPLIFYPLSTLMLAGIKDILIISNPEYIDLYKNLLGTGENLGIKLDYLIQDSPHGIAEAFIIGENFIKDDKVALILGDNLFYGQGFSKVLKKAKSLEEGALVFAYYVKDPSRFGVVEFDENYNVISLEEKPKFPKSNYAVPGLYFYDNEVIDIAKNIKPSFRGELEITDVNKEYLKRNKLKVQVLGRGFAWLDTGTPEGLLEASNFVATIQKRQGLYIACLEEIAFRNGWIERSDLLRMGKVLKNTDYGKYLISLANSNL; encoded by the coding sequence ATGAAAGGAATAGTTTTGGCAGGTGGTTCTGGGCTAAGATTATACCCTATTACCAGGGGAATTAGTAAACATTTAATACCAATATATGACAAGCCTTTGATATTCTACCCTTTATCAACACTTATGCTGGCTGGCATAAAGGATATTTTGATAATCTCAAATCCTGAATATATTGATTTATACAAGAATTTACTTGGAACAGGGGAAAATTTAGGTATAAAATTAGATTATTTAATACAAGATTCTCCACATGGTATTGCTGAAGCTTTTATAATAGGGGAAAATTTTATAAAAGATGATAAAGTAGCTTTAATTTTGGGAGATAATTTATTTTACGGTCAAGGTTTTTCCAAAGTATTAAAAAAAGCAAAAAGTTTGGAAGAAGGAGCTTTAGTGTTCGCTTATTATGTTAAAGATCCATCAAGATTTGGAGTTGTTGAATTTGATGAAAATTATAACGTAATAAGTTTAGAAGAAAAACCAAAATTTCCGAAATCGAATTATGCCGTTCCTGGTTTGTATTTTTATGATAATGAGGTTATTGACATTGCTAAAAATATTAAACCTTCATTTAGAGGAGAATTAGAAATTACAGATGTCAACAAAGAATATTTAAAACGTAATAAATTAAAGGTTCAGGTTCTAGGAAGAGGTTTTGCATGGCTTGATACAGGTACACCTGAAGGATTATTAGAAGCATCAAATTTTGTTGCTACTATACAAAAAAGACAAGGATTATATATAGCATGCTTGGAAGAAATTGCTTTTAGAAATGGGTGGATAGAAAGAAGTGATTTATTAAGAATGGGAAAAGTTTTAAAAAACACCGATTATGGAAAATATTTAATTTCGTTGGCCAATAGTAATTTATAA
- the rfbB gene encoding dTDP-glucose 4,6-dehydratase, with protein sequence MTLLVTGCAGFIGSNFVYYYLEKYKDRKIVGLDKLTYAGNLENLGKLTVEQRKRFKFIKGDINNKELLEYIFEEYEIDGVINFAAESHVDRSIYDPQIFLKTNILGTQTLLDVAKKYWYRDGKWKEGKKFLQVSTDEVYGSLGPTGYFTEKTPLDPHSPYSASKASADLIVKAYHDTYKMPINITRCSNNYGPYQFPEKLIPLMIWNTLNHKELPVYGDGRQIRDWLYVKDHCRAIDMVYEKGKVGEVYNIGGHNEKENIYIVKKIIEILRKKTGDKEINEGLIRHVKDRPGHDRRYGIDPTKIKEELGWEPEIMFDEGIELTIEWYLENIDWMKKVIK encoded by the coding sequence ATGACATTATTAGTCACAGGTTGTGCAGGATTTATAGGGAGTAATTTTGTATATTACTACCTTGAAAAATACAAAGATAGAAAAATAGTAGGACTTGACAAACTTACTTATGCAGGAAATCTTGAAAACCTTGGAAAATTAACAGTTGAGCAAAGAAAAAGATTTAAGTTTATAAAAGGCGATATAAACAACAAAGAATTGTTGGAATACATATTTGAAGAATATGAAATAGATGGAGTAATAAATTTTGCAGCAGAAAGTCATGTTGATAGGTCAATATATGATCCACAGATATTTTTAAAGACAAATATACTTGGGACACAGACACTTCTTGATGTAGCAAAAAAATATTGGTATAGAGATGGAAAATGGAAAGAAGGAAAGAAATTTTTACAAGTATCAACAGATGAAGTATATGGTTCACTTGGGCCAACAGGTTACTTTACAGAGAAGACACCACTTGACCCGCACAGTCCATATTCAGCAAGCAAAGCATCAGCAGATTTAATTGTAAAAGCATACCATGATACATATAAAATGCCAATAAACATAACAAGATGTTCGAATAACTATGGGCCATATCAATTTCCAGAGAAATTGATACCATTAATGATATGGAACACGTTAAATCACAAAGAACTTCCAGTATATGGAGATGGGAGACAAATAAGAGACTGGTTGTATGTAAAAGACCATTGTAGAGCAATAGACATGGTATATGAGAAAGGGAAAGTTGGAGAAGTATATAACATAGGAGGGCATAATGAAAAAGAAAACATATACATAGTAAAAAAGATAATAGAGATATTAAGGAAAAAAACAGGAGATAAAGAGATAAACGAAGGATTGATAAGACATGTCAAAGACAGGCCAGGGCATGATAGAAGGTATGGAATAGATCCAACAAAGATAAAAGAGGAACTTGGATGGGAACCAGAAATAATGTTTGATGAAGGGATAGAGCTGACAATAGAATGGTATTTAGAAAATATAGACTGGATGAAAAAGGTTATAAAATGA